Proteins encoded in a region of the Stieleria neptunia genome:
- a CDS encoding IS110 family RNA-guided transposase — MDNAPVPQSLDTINLNAAGIDIGSTQHYVAVPSDRDSSHVRCFGTFTSDLASLADWLEECGIKTIAMESTGVYWIPVFELLEARGFEVKLVEPGKLKSVPGRKTDVLDCQWIQQLHTYGLLAGSFRPDSAICVLRSYMRQRAMLVANASEHIQRMQKAMMEMNVQLHHVISDITGTTGLAILDAIVAGSRDPHLLAKLRDPRCKNDESTIAKALEGNWREEHVFALKQALELYRFYGSKLSEVDSKLEEHLGTFSDRSDGEILPKLKAPKAGSNSPRFDMRNQLYRVLGVDMTTIDGISGQSAITLISEIGTDMSRWATEKHFTSWLCLCPGSKKTGGKLLSGKTRTSANRAAAALRTAAASLARSNCALGAFFRRIRSRLGSPKAITATAHKLAKIVYGMLKYGREYVDVGNDYYEQQYKKRAMENLAKRAAALNLRVVPNELAG, encoded by the coding sequence ATTGACAACGCACCCGTTCCACAATCACTTGACACAATCAACTTGAACGCTGCCGGCATCGATATTGGTTCGACCCAGCACTATGTTGCCGTGCCCTCCGATCGCGACTCATCACACGTTCGCTGCTTCGGCACCTTTACATCCGATCTGGCGTCGCTCGCAGATTGGTTGGAAGAGTGCGGAATCAAAACGATTGCAATGGAGTCAACAGGGGTCTATTGGATTCCAGTTTTCGAGCTTCTCGAAGCCAGGGGGTTTGAAGTGAAGCTTGTTGAGCCTGGCAAGCTGAAGAGCGTTCCTGGCCGAAAAACGGATGTCTTGGATTGCCAGTGGATCCAGCAGCTTCACACATACGGTTTGCTGGCCGGATCGTTTCGACCGGATTCGGCAATTTGTGTTCTGCGTTCTTACATGCGGCAACGAGCCATGCTCGTCGCCAACGCGAGCGAGCATATCCAACGGATGCAGAAGGCGATGATGGAAATGAATGTCCAGCTCCATCACGTCATTTCGGACATCACCGGCACCACTGGCCTTGCCATTTTGGATGCCATTGTTGCGGGCAGTCGAGACCCGCACCTACTCGCAAAACTTCGCGATCCAAGGTGCAAAAATGACGAGTCGACGATCGCGAAAGCTCTGGAAGGCAATTGGCGTGAAGAACATGTATTTGCGTTAAAACAGGCTCTGGAACTGTACCGTTTTTACGGTTCCAAACTGTCGGAAGTCGATTCCAAGCTTGAAGAACATTTGGGTACATTTTCCGACCGAAGTGACGGTGAGATTCTGCCGAAGCTGAAGGCTCCTAAAGCTGGAAGCAATAGCCCCCGGTTCGATATGCGCAATCAGCTCTACCGGGTGCTGGGCGTCGACATGACGACCATTGATGGGATTAGCGGTCAATCCGCAATCACACTGATTTCTGAAATCGGTACCGACATGAGTAGGTGGGCAACAGAGAAGCATTTCACTTCTTGGCTTTGCCTATGTCCGGGCAGTAAGAAGACAGGTGGGAAATTGCTCAGTGGTAAAACACGTACAAGTGCGAACCGAGCCGCCGCCGCACTTCGAACAGCCGCCGCGTCCCTGGCACGATCAAACTGCGCCTTAGGAGCGTTCTTTCGCAGGATCCGTTCCCGTCTTGGTTCACCCAAAGCGATCACGGCGACGGCCCACAAGCTCGCGAAAATAGTTTATGGGATGCTGAAGTACGGGAGGGAATATGTCGATGTCGGCAACGACTATTACGAACAGCAATACAAGAAGCGAGCAATGGAAAACCTGGCGAAACGGGCAGCTGCACTCAACCTGCGAGTGGTCCCCAATGAACTAGCTGGGTAG